From a single Desulfovibrio sp. TomC genomic region:
- a CDS encoding transposase, translating to MVERRHWPLAEKLRIVEESLLPGVSVVFVARKHDAAPKSYIPIEEVCNRRRLNGCASERPCGVYFQTSGAEKSDHARDHLVENEPFGPELCKIPL from the coding sequence ATGGTCGAGCGGCGACATTGGCCCTTGGCTGAGAAACTGCGCATCGTCGAGGAGTCACTCTTGCCGGGCGTGAGCGTTGTTTTTGTGGCCAGAAAGCACGATGCCGCACCCAAATCTTATATTCCGATTGAGGAAGTTTGTAACCGAAGGAGGTTAAACGGCTGCGCAAGCGAACGACCATGTGGTGTATACTTCCAAACTTCGGGGGCTGAGAAATCAGATCATGCGCGTGACCATCTCGTGGAGAATGAACCGTTTGGCCCGGAATTGTGTAAGATTCCATTATGA